A single Candidatus Rokuibacteriota bacterium DNA region contains:
- a CDS encoding threonine/serine dehydratase, whose translation MSALTLEDVQAAAVRLQGRIHRTPVVTSRSFDEASGFAVFFKCENLQRAGAFKIRGALNKLLSLSEAERRRGVVAFSSGNHAQGVALAARLTGTTATILMPTDAPALKLAATRGYGAEVVFYDRQTEDREGRARALVARTGRVLVPPYDDPAIMAGQGTAALELFAEVGELDALLTPVGGGGLMAGCSTVARALRSGIRVFGVEADSANDTYLSLRAGKRVSIPPPPTIADGIRNLSPGALTFPVLQRNLSGVLLVSDAEIEAAVRFLLFRTKLLVEPTGAVPAAALLADKLPLGKGARVGVVLSGGNVDPQVLARIIGLAAG comes from the coding sequence GTGAGCGCGCTGACGCTGGAGGACGTCCAGGCGGCGGCCGTGCGGCTCCAGGGGCGCATCCACCGGACGCCCGTGGTGACGAGCCGCTCCTTCGACGAGGCCAGCGGTTTCGCTGTCTTCTTCAAGTGCGAGAACCTGCAGCGCGCCGGCGCTTTCAAGATCCGCGGGGCGCTCAACAAGCTGCTGTCGCTCTCCGAGGCCGAACGGCGCCGCGGCGTGGTGGCCTTTTCCTCCGGCAACCATGCCCAGGGCGTGGCGCTGGCGGCGCGCCTGACCGGGACCACCGCGACGATCCTCATGCCCACCGATGCGCCGGCTCTCAAGCTGGCCGCCACGCGGGGCTATGGCGCCGAGGTCGTCTTCTACGACCGCCAGACCGAGGATCGTGAGGGGCGGGCACGAGCGCTCGTTGCGCGCACCGGGCGGGTGCTGGTGCCGCCCTATGACGACCCCGCGATCATGGCCGGGCAGGGGACCGCGGCGCTGGAGCTGTTCGCGGAGGTCGGCGAGCTCGATGCGCTGCTGACGCCCGTGGGCGGGGGTGGGCTCATGGCCGGCTGCAGCACAGTGGCCAGGGCCCTCCGGTCCGGGATCCGCGTCTTCGGCGTGGAGGCGGACAGCGCCAACGACACCTACCTCTCCCTCCGGGCGGGGAAGCGCGTCAGCATCCCGCCGCCGCCCACGATCGCCGACGGCATCCGCAACCTCTCGCCGGGCGCGCTGACCTTCCCGGTGCTCCAGCGGAACCTCTCGGGCGTGCTGCTGGTCTCCGACGCCGAGATCGAGGCCGCGGTCCGCTTCCTGCTGTTCCGCACAAAGCTCCTCGTGGAGCCCACGGGTGCCGTCCCGGCGGCGGCTCTGCTGGCGGACAAGCTGCCGCTCGGGAAGGGCGCGCGGGTGGGCGTGGTGCTCTCGGGCGGCAATGTGGACCCGCAGGTCCTCGCCCGTATCATCGGGCTCGCCGCGGGATAG
- a CDS encoding FecR domain-containing protein, whose product MDRPVTRARGAFLAGAVLGAVLGAGLGVGAASAQPAESPLTVATVSGQVEVYRKPRNAWTPARLRDQIAGGEGARALPGGRLTLRTVGGHALRLAPLSQVFLAEGAPAAGQPLGLRMDGGWVWVAVLPGASLRAPLEVQAGPVTVALRGGTAGIRANADGSVLVRVYHGAALCTGTGAAGRWERALTAGEELLGPAAGVPGEPRPLTPDSAEATWVLWNQEQDRAGGYAGPAPR is encoded by the coding sequence GTGGACCGGCCGGTGACGCGCGCGCGGGGCGCGTTCCTGGCCGGCGCGGTGCTGGGCGCGGTGCTGGGCGCTGGCCTCGGGGTGGGTGCCGCCTCCGCCCAGCCCGCGGAGTCGCCGCTCACGGTGGCGACCGTCAGCGGCCAGGTGGAGGTGTACCGCAAGCCCCGGAACGCCTGGACGCCGGCCCGGCTCCGCGATCAGATTGCCGGGGGAGAGGGCGCCCGCGCCCTTCCCGGCGGGCGTCTCACCCTCCGCACCGTGGGAGGCCACGCGCTCCGGCTTGCCCCGCTCTCGCAGGTGTTCCTCGCCGAGGGCGCTCCCGCTGCAGGTCAGCCCCTCGGCCTCCGCATGGACGGTGGCTGGGTGTGGGTGGCCGTGCTGCCCGGCGCCTCGCTCCGCGCGCCGCTCGAGGTACAGGCTGGTCCGGTCACGGTGGCCCTGCGGGGCGGCACCGCGGGGATCCGCGCCAACGCCGACGGCTCGGTGCTCGTCCGTGTCTATCACGGCGCGGCCCTCTGTACCGGCACGGGCGCCGCGGGCCGGTGGGAGCGGGCCCTCACGGCGGGCGAGGAGCTGCTGGGGCCAGCGGCGGGCGTGCCCGGCGAGCCGCGGCCCCTCACGCCGGACAGCGCGGAAGCCACCTGGGTGCTCTGGAACCAGGAGCAGGATCGGGCGGGAGGATACGCGGGTCCGGCGCCGCGGTGA
- a CDS encoding enoyl-CoA hydratase/isomerase family protein produces MPPVLYEHSGPVVTITINRPEAMNAVDPETHHALIEAWTRFRDDDSAWVAILTGAGEKAFCAGADLKKMIPVAFGKGGVKRGHNDYGLGGITRGMEIWKPMIAAINGFCLAGGMEEALCCDLRVAVPHATFGLPEVRWAIMPGAGGTQRLPRAIPLAKAMEMILMAQTITAEEALRLGLINAVVPPAELLPTARRWADTICERGPLAVRAAKEAVIRGLTMPLGDGLRLEAFLSGTLRGTEDAVEGPRAFAEKRKPDFKAR; encoded by the coding sequence ATGCCACCGGTGCTCTACGAGCACAGCGGTCCTGTCGTGACGATCACCATCAACCGGCCGGAGGCGATGAACGCTGTCGACCCCGAGACCCACCACGCGCTCATCGAGGCCTGGACGCGCTTCCGCGACGACGACTCCGCCTGGGTCGCCATCCTCACGGGGGCCGGGGAGAAGGCCTTCTGCGCGGGCGCGGATCTGAAGAAGATGATCCCGGTTGCCTTCGGCAAGGGCGGTGTCAAGCGGGGGCACAACGACTACGGCCTCGGCGGCATCACGCGCGGGATGGAGATCTGGAAGCCCATGATCGCGGCCATCAACGGCTTCTGCCTGGCGGGCGGCATGGAGGAGGCGCTCTGCTGCGACCTGCGCGTGGCCGTGCCGCACGCGACCTTCGGCCTGCCCGAGGTGCGCTGGGCCATCATGCCCGGGGCGGGGGGGACGCAGCGGCTGCCGCGGGCCATCCCCCTGGCCAAGGCCATGGAGATGATCCTCATGGCGCAGACCATCACGGCGGAGGAGGCGTTGCGCCTCGGGCTCATCAACGCCGTCGTCCCACCGGCGGAGCTCCTGCCGACGGCGCGCCGGTGGGCCGACACCATCTGCGAGCGCGGCCCGCTGGCCGTGCGCGCCGCCAAGGAGGCCGTCATCCGCGGTCTCACGATGCCGCTCGGCGACGGGCTCAGGCTCGAGGCCTTCCTCTCGGGAACGCTCCGTGGCACCGAGGACGCCGTGGAAGGGCCCCGGGCCTTCGCCGAGAAGCGCAAGCCGGACTTCAAGGCGCGGTAG
- a CDS encoding TetR/AcrR family transcriptional regulator, which yields MAVQSPAMRDPDKPQQIIDAAIRVFARKGYYNSRVSDIAKEAGIAAGTIYLYFKTKDDILVTLFREKMAQFVATLRKSIADEHDAVAKLRRLIFLHFQLLEQHPELAEVVQVEQRQGQKFFRGASAREISSYFALIGSVLEEGVAEGRFRPGLPVKTATKALFGAMDQMATSWVLGARGYRLTDTAEALADIFLRGVAAR from the coding sequence ATGGCGGTTCAGTCACCCGCCATGCGCGACCCGGACAAGCCCCAGCAGATCATCGACGCCGCGATTCGGGTGTTCGCCCGGAAGGGCTACTACAACTCCCGGGTCTCCGACATCGCCAAGGAGGCGGGGATCGCCGCCGGGACCATCTACCTCTACTTCAAGACCAAGGACGACATCCTCGTCACCCTCTTCCGCGAGAAGATGGCGCAGTTCGTGGCGACGCTGCGCAAGTCGATCGCCGATGAGCATGATGCAGTGGCGAAGCTGCGGCGGCTCATCTTCCTTCACTTCCAGCTGCTGGAGCAGCACCCGGAGCTGGCGGAGGTGGTGCAGGTGGAGCAGCGACAGGGGCAGAAGTTCTTCCGGGGGGCCTCGGCCCGTGAGATCTCCTCCTACTTCGCCCTCATCGGGTCCGTGCTGGAGGAGGGGGTGGCCGAGGGGCGGTTCCGGCCGGGCCTCCCCGTCAAGACCGCCACCAAGGCGCTCTTCGGAGCCATGGACCAGATGGCGACGTCGTGGGTGCTGGGCGCGCGCGGCTACCGCCTGACCGACACGGCGGAGGCCCTGGCTGACATCTTCCTCCGGGGCGTGGCCGCCCGATAA
- a CDS encoding cupin domain-containing protein has protein sequence MRYIVRPEDVPPYSPPLHAGTVNRRLVGREVNGSTRLEVVLGTLEPGGVALRHSHDAEEQAIYILEGRALVEVGDDVREEVGPGTACFFPAGVAHRVEALTPFRTLVIYAPPVERSTSDQPFRPA, from the coding sequence ATGCGATACATCGTGAGACCGGAGGACGTGCCGCCCTACTCGCCGCCGCTGCACGCGGGCACCGTGAATCGTCGGCTCGTGGGGCGTGAGGTGAACGGCTCCACCCGGCTGGAGGTCGTGCTCGGGACGCTGGAGCCCGGGGGTGTGGCCCTGCGTCACAGCCACGACGCCGAGGAGCAGGCCATCTACATCCTCGAGGGGCGCGCGCTGGTGGAAGTGGGCGACGACGTCAGGGAAGAGGTGGGGCCGGGCACGGCTTGCTTCTTTCCCGCTGGCGTGGCCCATCGCGTGGAGGCGCTGACGCCGTTCAGGACGCTCGTCATCTACGCCCCGCCCGTCGAGCGCTCCACCTCGGACCAGCCGTTCCGTCCTGCCTGA
- a CDS encoding TAXI family TRAP transporter solute-binding subunit gives MHWHALVAATVALGLALSAPAPAQAQKKRLAMGCTQTASSHYAYCVGAAKAINLAVPDVDVSVVETGATVDNMKRMQKGTLDYGLVTPEQVYLGWKGMENWKDAPFPDIRMMWMYTVSANYVIVREETGIKSLQEIAGKKFNPGIRGSATEKMTETVLADLGIKADWQRMGTSDAVDAMKDKRIVGYAKTGNGFALDASTMDIATQAPIRVLPFTEEEMKKSKAAHPYIPWIKVPAGSLKGLGEFWTPAIIVGFSAPKSFPSDTVYKIVKAVSEGIEHQKAAFKGTTGDIPKLTAEVSQSPLHAGAVKYLREKGIKVPDHLIPPEAK, from the coding sequence ATGCACTGGCACGCTCTCGTAGCGGCAACCGTCGCCCTCGGCCTGGCGCTGTCCGCCCCCGCCCCCGCCCAGGCGCAGAAGAAGCGACTGGCCATGGGCTGCACCCAGACGGCTTCCAGCCACTACGCCTACTGCGTCGGGGCGGCGAAGGCCATCAACCTGGCCGTCCCTGACGTGGACGTCTCGGTGGTGGAGACCGGCGCCACCGTGGACAACATGAAACGGATGCAGAAGGGCACTCTCGACTATGGCCTGGTGACGCCGGAGCAGGTCTATCTGGGCTGGAAGGGCATGGAGAACTGGAAGGATGCTCCCTTCCCGGACATCCGGATGATGTGGATGTACACCGTCTCCGCGAACTACGTCATCGTCCGGGAGGAGACCGGGATCAAGAGCCTGCAGGAGATCGCCGGCAAGAAGTTCAACCCCGGCATCCGGGGCTCGGCGACGGAGAAGATGACCGAGACGGTGCTCGCCGACCTTGGGATCAAGGCGGACTGGCAGCGCATGGGGACCTCCGATGCCGTGGACGCCATGAAGGACAAGCGCATCGTCGGGTACGCCAAGACGGGCAACGGCTTCGCGCTGGACGCCTCGACGATGGACATCGCCACGCAGGCGCCCATCCGGGTGCTGCCGTTCACCGAGGAGGAGATGAAGAAGTCCAAGGCCGCGCATCCGTACATCCCCTGGATCAAGGTGCCGGCCGGCTCGCTCAAGGGCCTGGGCGAGTTCTGGACCCCGGCGATCATCGTGGGCTTCTCGGCGCCCAAGTCCTTCCCGAGCGACACGGTGTACAAGATCGTGAAGGCGGTGTCGGAGGGGATCGAGCACCAGAAGGCGGCCTTCAAGGGGACCACCGGCGACATCCCGAAGCTCACCGCCGAGGTCTCCCAGTCGCCGCTCCACGCCGGCGCTGTCAAGTATCTCCGGGAGAAGGGCATCAAGGTCCCCGACCACCTCATTCCCCCCGAGGCCAAGTAA
- a CDS encoding TRAP transporter fused permease subunit, which yields MAPAEAPGAPGVEPDGLPGPIKGDEPDARTLTGVLNGAVALVAGAFALFHIATAAPFVGSFPDLIQRSAHLAFAFVLCFLLYPAWPGRSSARRPSALDVALAAAAIVALVYIIRHYDWIMENPGDSTRTGVILGTVLTVLTLEAARRTIGLVFTALGVVAIAYAYLGASIPGAWGHRGFGWVTIQESLYLSTQGILGNVTGISATLVAVFLVFGAILYHTGGGETFVDLAKLVAGRSHGGPAKVSVFSSAFFGTISGSAVANVVVDGIFNIPLMKRMKYRAEFAAAVEATASSGGQIMPPVMGAGAFIMAELLQISYAQVAIAAALPALLYYLGCGAAIHFEARRLNLGTIPRALIPRAREVFAWRRSAALFIPVILLTYFLLQGYTAQTSTFWSIIASLVIFILSGSSLADCRARLLGLWRALEAGGKGIVLVATLIAAAGIVIGMINLTGAGVKLSELIIGTAGGSLFGALCLAMIVCLILGMGLPTTAAYVLAASVVAPALIKLGALPLAAHLFVFYFAIISAITPPVCAAVYVAAAIARADWVRTGFIATRLGLAGFIAPYMFIYSPALLWQGPLVEIAWASVTACVGVIALAAGSMGYLLRRANLVERALLLAAALLLIKPGLATDLVGFALLGAVLALQRLRPAPVAQPAS from the coding sequence GTGGCCCCGGCTGAAGCCCCCGGCGCTCCGGGGGTCGAGCCGGACGGTCTCCCCGGTCCGATCAAGGGCGACGAGCCCGACGCGAGAACGCTCACCGGGGTGCTGAACGGCGCCGTGGCGCTGGTCGCCGGGGCCTTCGCCCTGTTTCACATCGCCACCGCGGCCCCGTTCGTGGGGTCGTTCCCCGACCTGATCCAGCGCTCGGCTCACCTGGCCTTCGCCTTCGTCCTCTGCTTCCTCCTCTACCCCGCCTGGCCCGGGCGCTCCTCGGCCCGCCGACCCTCGGCGCTGGACGTCGCCCTGGCAGCGGCCGCGATCGTCGCGCTGGTTTACATCATCCGGCACTACGACTGGATCATGGAGAACCCCGGCGACTCGACGCGCACGGGCGTGATCCTGGGCACCGTGCTGACCGTGCTGACGCTGGAGGCCGCGCGGCGCACCATCGGCCTCGTCTTCACCGCGCTCGGCGTCGTCGCCATCGCCTACGCCTATCTCGGGGCCTCGATCCCCGGCGCGTGGGGCCACCGGGGCTTCGGCTGGGTGACGATCCAGGAATCGCTGTATCTCTCCACGCAGGGGATTCTCGGCAACGTGACCGGAATCTCGGCGACGCTCGTGGCGGTGTTCCTCGTCTTCGGCGCCATCCTCTACCACACGGGGGGAGGGGAGACGTTCGTGGACCTGGCGAAGCTCGTCGCCGGGCGCTCCCACGGCGGCCCCGCCAAGGTCTCCGTCTTCTCCTCCGCCTTCTTCGGCACCATCTCGGGCTCGGCCGTCGCCAACGTGGTGGTGGACGGCATCTTCAACATCCCGCTGATGAAGCGCATGAAGTACCGGGCCGAATTCGCGGCGGCGGTGGAAGCGACGGCATCCTCCGGGGGGCAGATCATGCCGCCGGTGATGGGGGCGGGAGCCTTCATCATGGCCGAGCTGCTGCAGATCTCCTATGCCCAGGTGGCCATCGCCGCCGCGCTGCCGGCCCTCCTCTACTACCTCGGCTGCGGCGCCGCGATCCACTTCGAGGCCCGGCGCCTCAACCTCGGCACCATCCCGCGCGCGCTCATCCCGCGGGCGCGGGAAGTCTTCGCGTGGCGGCGCTCGGCCGCCCTCTTCATCCCGGTGATCCTGCTCACCTACTTCCTCCTCCAGGGGTACACGGCCCAGACCTCGACGTTCTGGTCGATCATCGCCTCGCTGGTCATCTTCATCCTCTCGGGCTCCTCCCTGGCGGACTGCCGCGCGCGCCTCCTGGGGCTCTGGCGGGCGCTGGAAGCGGGGGGCAAGGGGATCGTGCTCGTCGCCACCCTGATCGCGGCGGCGGGCATCGTGATCGGGATGATCAACCTGACCGGCGCCGGCGTGAAGCTGTCCGAGCTCATCATCGGCACGGCCGGCGGCAGTCTCTTCGGGGCGCTCTGCCTGGCGATGATCGTCTGTCTCATCCTGGGGATGGGCCTGCCGACGACGGCGGCCTACGTGCTGGCCGCCTCCGTGGTGGCGCCGGCCCTGATCAAGCTGGGCGCGCTGCCCCTGGCCGCACACCTCTTCGTGTTCTACTTCGCCATCATCTCGGCCATCACGCCGCCGGTGTGCGCGGCGGTGTACGTGGCGGCGGCCATCGCGCGGGCGGACTGGGTGCGGACGGGGTTCATCGCGACGCGGCTCGGGCTGGCCGGCTTCATCGCCCCCTACATGTTCATCTACTCCCCGGCCCTGCTCTGGCAGGGGCCGCTGGTGGAGATCGCCTGGGCCAGCGTGACCGCCTGCGTGGGTGTGATCGCGCTGGCCGCGGGCTCCATGGGGTACCTGCTGCGGCGCGCGAACCTGGTGGAGCGGGCCCTGCTGCTGGCCGCCGCGCTCCTGCTCATCAAGCCCGGCCTGGCCACCGACCTCGTCGGCTTCGCCCTGCTGGGCGCGGTGCTCGCGCTGCAGCGGCTCCGCCCCGCGCCCGTGGCTCAACCCGCTTCCTGA
- a CDS encoding enoyl-CoA hydratase/isomerase family protein, giving the protein MSYETLLVRVADGVGTVTLNRPEVRNALSPAMLRELEAALGTLEGDPEARVVVLRGAGDRAFCAGADLKGVGDRGTTLAAREAFSGMPRVLEQMARMRTPVIAQVHGFALAGGCGLAVGCDLVVASEDAVFGLPEIRIGVLPLIVMAPILRAAGRKRGMLMVLTGEQVSAREAYEMGLVSRVVARAELEGTVTALARTLAGLSPTALGIAKEAAAAQGDMEYGAALRYLRELTTLVFMSDDAREGIAAFFEKRPPRWTGR; this is encoded by the coding sequence GTGAGCTACGAGACCTTGCTGGTGCGCGTGGCGGACGGCGTGGGGACGGTGACGCTGAACCGGCCGGAAGTCAGGAATGCCCTGAGCCCGGCCATGCTGCGCGAGCTGGAGGCGGCGCTGGGCACGCTCGAGGGTGACCCGGAGGCACGCGTGGTCGTGCTGCGGGGCGCGGGCGACAGGGCCTTCTGCGCGGGCGCCGACCTCAAGGGGGTGGGAGATCGTGGCACGACGCTGGCGGCGCGCGAGGCCTTCAGCGGGATGCCCCGGGTCCTCGAGCAGATGGCGCGCATGAGGACGCCTGTCATCGCCCAGGTGCATGGCTTCGCCCTCGCGGGGGGCTGTGGGCTCGCGGTCGGCTGCGACCTCGTGGTCGCCTCGGAGGATGCCGTGTTCGGGCTTCCCGAGATCCGGATCGGCGTCCTCCCGCTCATCGTCATGGCGCCCATCCTGCGCGCGGCGGGACGCAAGCGGGGGATGCTCATGGTCCTCACGGGCGAGCAGGTGTCGGCGCGCGAGGCCTACGAGATGGGGCTCGTGAGCCGCGTGGTGGCCCGGGCCGAGCTGGAGGGAACCGTCACTGCGCTCGCCCGGACGCTGGCCGGGCTCTCGCCCACGGCCCTCGGCATCGCGAAGGAGGCCGCGGCCGCCCAGGGCGACATGGAGTACGGCGCGGCGCTCCGGTACCTGCGCGAGCTGACGACGCTGGTCTTCATGTCCGACGATGCGAGGGAGGGGATCGCCGCCTTCTTCGAGAAGCGTCCGCCGCGGTGGACCGGCCGGTGA
- a CDS encoding CoA pyrophosphatase, with the protein MDLEVLRARLDAALSERPRIALDRSDLVSSAVLLAITDRDGAHILFTKKSESVPHHKGQFSFPGGICEERDASRVETALREAWEEIRLPADAVEVLGLLDDTATRATPFVITPVVGLVRRPVAFRPDGREIERVIEVPLERLRDPAIFTTELWERDGEAHPVHFYQVSAADVVWGATARILKQFLDILDAAEATA; encoded by the coding sequence ATGGACCTGGAGGTGCTTCGCGCGCGACTCGATGCAGCGCTCTCCGAGCGCCCGCGCATCGCGCTCGACCGGAGCGACCTCGTCTCCTCGGCCGTGCTCCTGGCCATCACCGACCGGGACGGGGCTCACATCCTCTTCACCAAGAAGTCCGAGTCGGTTCCGCACCACAAGGGGCAGTTCTCCTTCCCTGGCGGAATCTGCGAGGAGCGGGACGCCTCCCGCGTGGAGACGGCGCTGCGCGAGGCGTGGGAGGAGATCCGGCTCCCCGCGGATGCCGTGGAGGTGCTGGGGCTGCTGGACGACACGGCCACCCGCGCCACGCCCTTCGTCATCACCCCGGTGGTGGGTCTCGTGCGCCGGCCGGTCGCCTTCCGCCCGGACGGGCGGGAGATCGAGCGCGTGATCGAGGTGCCGCTGGAGCGGCTGCGCGACCCGGCCATCTTCACCACGGAGCTGTGGGAGCGGGACGGCGAGGCCCACCCCGTGCACTTCTACCAGGTGTCGGCAGCCGACGTGGTGTGGGGCGCAACGGCACGGATCCTGAAGCAGTTCCTCGACATCCTCGACGCGGCGGAGGCGACGGCGTGA
- a CDS encoding PilZ domain-containing protein, with the protein MTGRDRRRAARAGAAWPVSIETFDRRAIPGEVVDVSTSGMRVRAQGELAVGAAVTLRVALPHGADRLEVVARVARRVADELALDFIGLPETEARRVKPFVPAWEARRRAPRVHARVPMTIGKGTDGSAAGATVDLSQFSARVATELPLQPGDRVTLQLSPPAPGAPLALTAVVWDGDSAGTVLVFVNLSVAEFARLGVYVSSLIAREG; encoded by the coding sequence GTGACGGGACGGGACCGGCGACGGGCGGCGCGGGCCGGGGCGGCGTGGCCGGTCAGCATCGAGACCTTCGACCGGCGAGCGATCCCCGGCGAAGTCGTGGACGTGAGCACCTCCGGGATGCGGGTCCGGGCCCAGGGTGAGCTGGCCGTGGGCGCGGCGGTGACGCTGCGGGTGGCGCTTCCACACGGCGCGGACCGGCTGGAGGTCGTTGCCCGCGTGGCCCGCCGGGTGGCCGACGAGCTGGCGCTGGACTTCATCGGGCTGCCCGAGACGGAGGCGCGCCGGGTCAAGCCCTTCGTGCCGGCGTGGGAGGCCCGGCGGCGCGCGCCGCGAGTGCATGCCCGGGTGCCCATGACGATCGGGAAGGGGACGGACGGCAGCGCGGCGGGGGCGACCGTGGACCTGAGCCAGTTCTCCGCCAGGGTCGCCACGGAGTTGCCGCTCCAGCCGGGGGACCGGGTGACCCTCCAGCTGTCGCCGCCTGCCCCCGGGGCCCCGCTCGCGTTGACCGCTGTGGTGTGGGACGGGGACAGCGCCGGGACGGTGCTCGTCTTCGTGAACCTCTCCGTGGCGGAGTTCGCCCGGCTGGGCGTCTACGTCTCGAGCCTCATCGCGCGGGAAGGCTGA
- the sppA gene encoding signal peptide peptidase SppA, with the protein MRAWRLATRVSTLAAAVLLAGCSVISLELQPRIRPLVEETVEGSGAAKILLVDLSGVLAEDAPGLSLGTPPPRVPLLARVREELRRAEQDEQVRALIVRINSPGGTITASDILHREISTFKARRKIPVVAAIMDVGASGGYYAALAADTIIAHPTTITGSIGVVMLTVNTQGLLEKIGVAPMAIKSGPKKDAGSPFRSLTDEERAIFQEVIDAMHGRFVSLIVASRKLPEERVRAVADGRIYTADQALALGLVDRVGYLDDAVAIARRAAGLTEARVVMYHRPREYRATFYSSTPTPPSAEAAAAQLAALVGGAGPRFLYLWWP; encoded by the coding sequence ATGCGCGCCTGGCGTCTGGCTACCCGAGTGTCGACGCTCGCGGCCGCGGTCCTCCTGGCCGGCTGCTCGGTGATCTCGCTGGAACTGCAACCCCGGATCCGTCCGCTCGTCGAGGAGACCGTGGAGGGATCGGGAGCGGCCAAGATCCTCCTCGTGGACCTCTCGGGCGTGCTGGCCGAGGACGCGCCCGGGCTCAGCCTCGGGACACCCCCGCCGCGCGTCCCGCTCCTGGCGCGCGTCCGCGAAGAGCTGCGCCGGGCCGAGCAGGACGAGCAGGTGCGGGCCCTCATCGTCCGCATCAACAGCCCCGGCGGCACCATCACGGCCTCGGACATCCTCCACCGGGAGATCTCCACGTTCAAGGCGCGCCGGAAGATCCCCGTGGTGGCGGCCATCATGGACGTGGGGGCCTCGGGTGGGTACTACGCGGCGCTGGCCGCCGACACCATCATCGCTCACCCGACGACCATCACGGGCAGCATCGGCGTCGTCATGCTCACGGTCAACACCCAGGGGCTCCTCGAGAAGATCGGGGTGGCCCCGATGGCCATCAAGTCCGGCCCCAAGAAAGATGCGGGCTCGCCCTTCCGGAGCCTCACCGACGAGGAGCGCGCCATCTTCCAGGAGGTCATCGACGCGATGCACGGCCGCTTCGTGAGCCTCATCGTGGCCTCCCGCAAGCTCCCCGAGGAGCGCGTGCGCGCCGTGGCCGACGGGCGTATCTACACGGCCGACCAGGCGCTCGCGCTGGGCCTCGTGGACCGCGTGGGGTACCTGGACGACGCGGTGGCCATCGCGCGGCGGGCGGCGGGCCTCACCGAAGCGCGCGTCGTCATGTACCACCGCCCCAGGGAGTACCGCGCGACCTTCTATTCCTCGACGCCCACCCCGCCCAGCGCCGAGGCGGCCGCGGCCCAGCTCGCCGCCCTCGTGGGCGGCGCCGGTCCCCGCTTCCTCTACCTCTGGTGGCCGTAG
- a CDS encoding acetyl-CoA acetyltransferase codes for MSGLGGKVAIIGTGTIKFGENFHQSLTDMIFEAVTLALADAGIERGRLQAGWLGCYEPMLYGFEGNSGAFVSDPLNLFPIPVTRVAAYCATGIEAVRNAALAVASGEYDVVLAVGAEKMREVPSRGSLVAQAVNRGHPLLAKGRTAPGMFGLLAARYFKEYGAGEEALGAVAIKNHYHGSLNPKAHFQKEITAEQHARAPRVAEPLGLFDCCPTTDGAAAAILTRAELAPTFTDRYSIIRGIACAVTAGYWNTQFDPSWNFTSFRATREAARAAYTMAGVTNPAKQIKVAECHDCFTITEIVNYEDLGFFEPGAGWRAAQSGATRLGGSLPVNTSGGLKSCGHPIGSSGVRMINNIHDQLLGRAGKMQVPGADMGLAHNLGGPGAVSAVAVLSQP; via the coding sequence GGGAAGGTTGCCATCATCGGCACCGGCACGATCAAGTTCGGAGAGAACTTCCATCAGAGCCTCACCGACATGATCTTCGAGGCCGTCACCCTCGCCCTGGCCGACGCCGGCATCGAGCGCGGCCGGCTCCAGGCCGGCTGGCTCGGCTGCTACGAACCGATGCTCTACGGCTTCGAGGGCAATTCCGGCGCCTTCGTCTCAGACCCGCTCAATCTCTTCCCCATTCCCGTCACGCGCGTGGCGGCCTACTGCGCCACGGGGATCGAGGCCGTGCGCAACGCGGCGCTGGCCGTGGCCTCGGGGGAGTACGACGTCGTGCTGGCGGTGGGTGCGGAGAAGATGCGGGAGGTGCCCTCCCGCGGGTCGCTGGTGGCACAGGCCGTGAACCGCGGACACCCGTTGCTGGCCAAGGGGCGCACGGCACCCGGCATGTTCGGGCTGCTGGCCGCGCGCTACTTCAAGGAGTACGGCGCCGGGGAGGAGGCGCTCGGGGCCGTGGCAATCAAGAACCACTACCACGGCTCCCTCAACCCGAAGGCGCATTTCCAGAAGGAGATCACGGCCGAGCAGCACGCCCGCGCGCCGAGGGTGGCCGAGCCGCTCGGGCTCTTCGACTGCTGCCCCACCACGGACGGGGCCGCGGCGGCCATCCTCACCCGCGCCGAGCTGGCGCCGACATTCACCGACAGATACTCGATCATCCGCGGTATCGCCTGTGCGGTGACCGCCGGCTACTGGAACACGCAGTTCGACCCGTCGTGGAACTTCACCTCGTTCCGCGCCACGCGCGAGGCTGCCAGGGCCGCCTACACCATGGCCGGGGTGACCAATCCCGCGAAGCAGATCAAGGTGGCCGAGTGCCACGACTGCTTCACCATCACCGAGATCGTGAACTACGAGGACCTGGGCTTCTTCGAGCCCGGGGCCGGCTGGCGTGCCGCCCAGAGCGGCGCGACGCGGCTCGGGGGCTCGCTGCCCGTGAACACGTCGGGTGGGCTCAAGTCGTGCGGCCACCCCATTGGCTCCTCGGGCGTGCGGATGATCAACAACATCCACGACCAGCTCCTGGGCCGTGCCGGGAAGATGCAGGTCCCTGGCGCCGACATGGGGCTGGCGCACAACCTCGGCGGTCCCGGCGCGGTCTCGGCCGTGGCCGTGCTCTCCCAGCCGTAA